A window of the Pseudomonas gozinkensis genome harbors these coding sequences:
- a CDS encoding sensor histidine kinase produces MNQNEQALDFSTVIASTVHDMKNSLAMLMQAHSQWLARLPEAQRQGPEQGVIDFEFAHLNGMLVQLLGLYKLGVNQMPLQPAYHELDDFIEAQLAAHQEVFASRGIIATYEVDPLSPLGFFDRELIASVLGNCINNAIRYARESLLITVSDEAGQLVLSINDDGDGYPAEMLERQADYVQGINHSSGSTGLGLYFAGRIAALHQRNGVGGRTEIRNGGPLGGGVFSIYLP; encoded by the coding sequence ATGAACCAAAACGAGCAGGCACTGGATTTTTCCACGGTGATCGCCTCCACCGTGCACGACATGAAGAACTCCCTGGCGATGCTGATGCAGGCCCACAGCCAATGGCTGGCGCGCCTGCCCGAGGCCCAGCGCCAAGGGCCGGAGCAGGGCGTGATCGACTTCGAGTTCGCCCATCTCAACGGCATGCTGGTGCAACTGCTCGGGCTGTACAAGCTCGGGGTCAATCAGATGCCGTTGCAGCCGGCCTACCACGAGCTGGACGATTTCATCGAAGCGCAACTGGCGGCGCATCAGGAAGTGTTCGCCAGTCGTGGAATCATCGCCACTTACGAAGTCGACCCGCTCAGTCCCCTGGGTTTCTTCGACCGCGAACTGATCGCCTCGGTGCTGGGCAATTGCATCAACAACGCCATCCGCTATGCCCGCGAATCGTTGCTGATCACTGTCAGCGACGAAGCCGGGCAACTGGTGCTGAGCATCAACGATGATGGCGACGGTTACCCGGCCGAGATGCTCGAGCGTCAGGCCGATTATGTGCAGGGCATCAACCACAGCAGTGGCAGTACCGGCCTTGGTCTGTACTTTGCCGGGCGGATTGCCGCTTTGCATCAGCGCAACGGTGTTGGCGGGCGAACCGAAATCCGCAACGGCGGCCCTTTGGGCGGCGGCGTGTTCAGTATTTACCTGCCCTGA
- the flgM gene encoding flagellar biosynthesis anti-sigma factor FlgM codes for MVIDFSRLNSSSSLTGSTRTSNAKETAETGTSAPLNTPAEQASAAKSGESVHLSNEAQQLQKVTDKLRDQPAVDKARVAELKAAIADGSYKVDSNRVASKLLNFEAQR; via the coding sequence ATGGTCATCGATTTCAGCCGTTTGAACAGCTCCTCGTCACTTACGGGCAGTACACGTACCAGCAACGCCAAGGAAACCGCCGAAACCGGCACCTCCGCGCCGCTGAATACCCCGGCCGAACAGGCCAGTGCCGCAAAAAGCGGGGAATCGGTACACCTCAGCAATGAGGCTCAACAGTTGCAGAAGGTCACTGACAAGCTGCGCGATCAGCCTGCCGTCGACAAGGCCCGCGTGGCCGAGTTGAAAGCAGCGATTGCCGATGGCAGCTACAAGGTCGACAGCAACCGTGTAGCCAGCAAACTGCTCAATTTCGAAGCCCAGCGCTAG
- a CDS encoding sorbitol dehydrogenase family protein, which translates to MDTSMTHKHVTTQTESSTGLTRRNLLRGSVTLGLAAMIGSAMPWQSVLAAQVSSDDFIALSQFLVSRAVNPVLAGRYYAALDKRAPNFSTNVIALKQLISTQGYRHVDEYLAQPNPDPSLRATATSIISAWYLGIVGEPADAELISYSLAMMYQPTHGILIIPTYGGGPDSWGPKPAVIQDSTV; encoded by the coding sequence ATGGACACTTCAATGACGCACAAACACGTAACAACTCAAACCGAAAGCTCGACCGGGCTCACTCGTCGCAATCTGTTGCGCGGTTCCGTGACGCTGGGGCTGGCGGCGATGATCGGCAGTGCGATGCCCTGGCAGTCGGTGCTGGCAGCCCAGGTCTCCAGCGACGATTTCATTGCGCTGTCGCAGTTTCTGGTCAGCCGTGCGGTCAATCCGGTTCTGGCCGGTCGTTATTACGCTGCGCTGGACAAGCGCGCACCGAATTTTTCGACCAATGTAATTGCGCTTAAGCAATTGATCAGCACTCAGGGTTACAGGCATGTCGATGAATATCTCGCGCAGCCGAACCCGGATCCATCGCTGCGGGCGACGGCCACCAGCATCATTTCCGCCTGGTATCTGGGCATCGTCGGTGAGCCGGCGGATGCGGAGCTGATCAGCTATTCACTCGCCATGATGTATCAGCCCACTCACGGCATTCTCATCATTCCAACCTACGGTGGCGGCCCGGATTCATGGGGTCCCAAACCCGCAGTCATTCAGGACTCGACAGTATGA
- a CDS encoding MFS transporter encodes MRQIWKSFRALYFASLMMLIGSGLLSTYLALRLAADHVDGLWVGALMAANYFGLVLGGKIGHRLIARVGHIRAYSACAGIVGAAVLGHGLVDWLPAWLVLRTIVGLGMMCQYMVIESWLNEQADANQRGLVFSGYMIASYLGLVLGQLILVMHPGLGLELLMLVALCFALCLVPVALTRRIHPAPLHPAPMEPRFFIKRVPQSLSTVLGAGLIIGSFYGLAPLYASQQGLSTEQVGLFMGSCIFAGLLVQWPLGWLSDRYDRALLIRCFALFLAVAALPLAILPQVPLEVLFVVGFLCSLVQFCLYPLAVAFSNDHVEGERRVSLTAMLLVTYGVGASIGPLAAGVLMKMFGPQSLYAFFTFFALVLVWRIRPKAVTNLHQVDDAPLHHVAMPDSMSSSPLVAALDPRVDEQVVQEQMQNTVAPEPEPEPEPVVPTDSTVEGEGPDISTARP; translated from the coding sequence ATGCGCCAAATCTGGAAATCCTTTCGAGCGCTGTATTTCGCCTCGCTGATGATGTTGATCGGCTCGGGCCTTCTTTCTACTTATCTGGCTTTGCGTCTGGCTGCCGACCATGTTGACGGGTTGTGGGTCGGTGCGTTGATGGCGGCCAACTATTTCGGTCTGGTGCTGGGCGGCAAGATCGGTCACCGTCTGATCGCCCGGGTCGGGCATATCCGTGCCTACTCGGCGTGTGCTGGGATCGTCGGCGCGGCGGTGCTCGGTCATGGGCTGGTGGACTGGTTGCCGGCCTGGCTGGTGCTGCGGACCATCGTCGGCCTCGGCATGATGTGCCAATACATGGTCATCGAGAGCTGGCTGAACGAGCAGGCCGACGCCAATCAGCGCGGTCTGGTGTTCAGTGGCTATATGATCGCGTCGTACCTGGGCTTGGTGCTTGGTCAACTGATTCTGGTCATGCATCCGGGTCTTGGCCTGGAACTGCTGATGCTGGTCGCGCTGTGCTTCGCCCTGTGTCTGGTGCCGGTGGCGCTGACCCGGCGGATTCACCCGGCGCCGCTGCATCCGGCCCCGATGGAACCGCGCTTCTTTATCAAGCGCGTGCCGCAGTCCCTGAGCACGGTGCTCGGCGCAGGGCTGATCATCGGTTCGTTCTACGGTCTGGCGCCGCTGTATGCGTCCCAGCAAGGGCTGTCGACCGAGCAGGTCGGTCTGTTCATGGGTAGCTGTATTTTTGCCGGCCTGTTGGTGCAGTGGCCGTTGGGCTGGTTGTCGGATCGTTATGACCGGGCCTTGCTGATCCGCTGTTTCGCGTTGTTCCTGGCGGTTGCCGCGTTGCCGCTGGCGATCCTGCCGCAGGTGCCGCTGGAGGTGCTGTTCGTGGTCGGTTTCCTCTGCTCGCTGGTGCAGTTTTGCCTGTATCCGTTGGCGGTGGCGTTCTCCAACGACCACGTCGAGGGCGAGCGTCGGGTGTCGCTGACGGCGATGTTGCTGGTGACCTACGGCGTGGGCGCCAGTATCGGGCCGCTGGCGGCGGGGGTACTGATGAAGATGTTCGGGCCGCAAAGCCTGTATGCGTTCTTCACCTTTTTCGCGCTGGTGCTGGTGTGGCGGATCCGGCCGAAAGCCGTGACCAATCTGCACCAGGTCGACGATGCACCACTGCATCACGTGGCGATGCCGGACAGCATGTCCAGTTCGCCGTTGGTGGCAGCGCTGGACCCGCGAGTTGATGAACAAGTGGTGCAGGAGCAGATGCAGAATACGGTCGCTCCAGAGCCTGAACCGGAGCCCGAGCCTGTTGTGCCAACCGATTCGACAGTCGAGGGCGAGGGGCCCGACATCAGCACTGCCAGGCCTTGA
- the flgA gene encoding flagellar basal body P-ring formation chaperone FlgA yields the protein MNAQTTFFRRLTSPLRRGLCAMSAVCLFFAGSPAIADAVTLPDMLIGVTQGFLEFTVEDYLATSQTEGRYEIEVNQLDPRMRMPMCDKELTATLESPARPLGRVTVKVRCEGASPWTVFVPAQVRLFREIVTTTRPLKRAGIIEPQDVTLRERDVSTINQGFLTSVDEAIGQKLTRPTVADQVITLVHLEQAEVVRKGDQVVITARSGTLAVRMPGEALANGGLKEQIRVKNLNSQRVIKAQVVAPGQVEVAM from the coding sequence ATGAACGCTCAAACGACATTTTTCCGACGCCTGACATCTCCCCTCCGCAGAGGGCTTTGCGCGATGTCCGCCGTTTGCCTGTTTTTCGCTGGCAGCCCTGCCATTGCTGATGCGGTTACCTTGCCTGACATGCTTATCGGCGTCACTCAGGGCTTTCTTGAATTCACCGTAGAAGACTATCTGGCTACCAGTCAAACGGAAGGGCGTTATGAAATCGAGGTCAACCAGCTCGATCCGCGCATGCGCATGCCTATGTGCGACAAGGAATTGACAGCGACACTGGAGAGTCCGGCACGTCCTCTGGGCCGTGTCACGGTCAAGGTCCGCTGCGAAGGCGCCTCCCCCTGGACGGTGTTCGTGCCCGCTCAAGTCCGCCTGTTTCGCGAGATTGTCACCACCACTCGCCCGCTCAAGCGCGCCGGCATCATCGAGCCTCAGGACGTGACCTTGCGCGAACGCGACGTCAGCACGATCAATCAGGGCTTCCTGACGTCGGTGGATGAAGCCATCGGACAGAAATTGACCCGACCAACGGTCGCCGATCAAGTCATTACCCTGGTGCATCTGGAACAGGCGGAAGTGGTGCGCAAGGGCGATCAAGTGGTGATCACCGCCCGCAGCGGTACCCTCGCCGTACGCATGCCGGGCGAAGCGCTGGCCAACGGCGGCCTGAAAGAACAGATTCGAGTGAAGAACCTCAACTCCCAGCGGGTCATCAAGGCGCAGGTTGTGGCGCCCGGCCAGGTGGAAGTAGCGATGTAA
- a CDS encoding flagella synthesis protein FlgN codes for MHDTNLLQLITDDFAPAQQLLELLQTESLALHGRDMPLLEEILANKQALIILLEQHGRKRSEILASLNLSLDRAGLEQLASQSSIGDQLLSQSDVLTDLIAQCQAANARNGQSIVMQQAATANQLKILTGGEPPALYDASGTFSKLQKPRALSQA; via the coding sequence ATGCACGACACTAATTTATTGCAACTGATCACCGACGACTTTGCTCCAGCTCAACAATTGCTGGAGTTACTGCAAACCGAGTCCCTCGCCTTGCACGGTCGCGACATGCCTCTGCTGGAAGAAATTCTGGCGAACAAGCAGGCATTGATCATTCTGCTCGAACAGCATGGCCGCAAGCGCAGCGAAATCCTCGCCAGTCTCAATCTGTCCCTCGACCGCGCCGGCCTCGAACAACTGGCCAGCCAGTCGAGCATCGGCGATCAGTTGCTCAGCCAGAGCGATGTCCTGACCGATCTGATCGCCCAGTGCCAGGCAGCCAATGCCAGGAATGGCCAGTCGATCGTCATGCAGCAGGCCGCCACGGCCAATCAGCTGAAAATCCTCACCGGCGGCGAGCCACCTGCGCTCTACGATGCCAGTGGCACCTTCTCCAAACTGCAGAAACCGCGCGCGCTCAGCCAGGCGTGA
- a CDS encoding flagellar brake protein: protein MSNDDAPQPPKVLTTPLEISSNLRQLQESHDPLIITFHERSQRFQSYLIEVDRENGSIKLDEMIPRDGERFLEAGEPFKVEGFHDGVRIAWECTGTLSIKDSDGDRFYTGDLPTEVVYHQRRNAFRAALKLTDLVSVVLGGEKLKAPLDGKLLDISATGCKLRFEGDITDRLQLGQVYDRLIAAPLFGNQPVSVELRYLHFEEKLNITFAGLRFHNISGPAARNVERFVYQLQREARRFDKDDL, encoded by the coding sequence GTGTCCAACGATGACGCTCCGCAGCCCCCAAAGGTGCTCACCACGCCCCTGGAGATCTCCAGCAATCTGCGCCAGCTGCAAGAGAGCCACGATCCGCTGATCATTACGTTCCACGAGCGCAGCCAGCGCTTCCAGAGCTACCTGATTGAAGTCGATCGCGAAAACGGTTCGATCAAGCTTGATGAAATGATTCCGCGGGACGGCGAACGTTTTCTGGAAGCAGGCGAACCGTTCAAGGTTGAAGGTTTTCATGATGGCGTGCGCATTGCCTGGGAATGCACAGGGACGCTGAGCATCAAAGACTCCGACGGCGACCGCTTCTACACCGGCGACCTGCCCACCGAAGTGGTTTATCACCAGCGCCGCAATGCCTTTCGCGCCGCACTGAAACTGACCGACCTGGTCAGCGTCGTGCTCGGCGGCGAAAAGCTCAAGGCACCGCTGGATGGCAAATTGCTGGACATCTCGGCCACGGGTTGCAAGCTGCGCTTTGAAGGCGATATCACCGACCGCCTGCAACTGGGCCAGGTCTATGATCGCCTGATCGCCGCGCCGCTATTCGGCAACCAACCGGTATCGGTCGAGCTGCGTTACCTGCACTTCGAAGAAAAACTCAACATCACCTTCGCCGGCCTGCGCTTTCACAACATCAGCGGCCCGGCTGCCCGCAACGTCGAGCGTTTCGTTTATCAACTGCAACGCGAAGCGCGTCGGTTCGATAAAGACGATCTCTGA
- a CDS encoding tetratricopeptide repeat-containing response regulator, with product MLSYHQKSFLIVDDFSDFRSSVRSMLRELGVKDVDTADTGEQALKMCAQKSYDFILQDFHLGDGKKNGQQVLEDLMLEKLISHEAVFVMVTAETSQAMVLSALEHEPDAYLTKPFNRSGLAQRLERLEQRKTLLKPILQALDRGKPVEVLNACIALCKQDIRYSPLCLRYRADALRDMNQNEALERLYDSIIADRPLPWAFAGLGKLLFKRGQVAQAKGVYEKALKVFPMMPALYDGMADVLVAEGDTKGAQQVLEEAIRLSPLAVRRQALLGKLAMANEDFDTASRAYRQAVSQGAQSRFKDPESNLGLAHALISKGSERGLDTRTRLEINTTLSAVAKENPTDPGLQIRARLMKATSLLLNDAETAEKLTEQALMRLDGMEQFMSPEAALLVAKQLQMLGQAEAGTSMLKSCAEIYGDDPTVMKDIAKLTDDPTILSSSNAAADLNRQGVRVYKTGNLVEAREVFRKALKMQPKNISIALNMAQSLLHGTDTNVPSAELEECRACLKLVGMMPDTDARYPRYQKLKSKAFGE from the coding sequence ATGCTGTCGTATCACCAAAAGAGTTTTCTGATCGTCGATGATTTCTCGGATTTCCGCAGTTCCGTGCGTTCGATGTTGCGCGAGTTGGGCGTCAAGGATGTGGACACCGCCGACACCGGTGAGCAGGCGCTGAAAATGTGTGCGCAGAAGTCCTACGATTTCATCCTCCAGGATTTCCATCTCGGTGACGGCAAGAAGAACGGTCAGCAGGTGCTGGAAGACTTGATGCTGGAAAAGCTGATCAGTCACGAAGCGGTATTCGTGATGGTCACCGCCGAGACCAGTCAGGCGATGGTGCTCAGTGCCCTGGAGCACGAGCCGGACGCGTACCTGACCAAGCCATTCAACCGCTCCGGCCTGGCTCAGCGCCTGGAGCGTCTGGAGCAGCGCAAGACGCTGCTCAAGCCGATTCTGCAAGCTCTCGACCGTGGCAAACCGGTCGAAGTGCTCAACGCCTGCATCGCCTTGTGCAAACAGGACATCCGTTATTCGCCGCTGTGCCTGCGCTACCGCGCCGATGCGTTGCGCGACATGAACCAGAACGAAGCGCTCGAGCGCCTTTACGACAGCATCATCGCCGATCGGCCGTTACCGTGGGCGTTTGCCGGGTTGGGCAAATTGCTGTTCAAGCGTGGGCAGGTGGCCCAGGCCAAGGGCGTTTACGAAAAAGCCCTGAAGGTCTTCCCGATGATGCCGGCGCTGTATGACGGCATGGCCGACGTGCTGGTCGCCGAAGGCGATACCAAAGGTGCGCAGCAAGTGCTGGAGGAGGCGATTCGCCTGTCGCCGCTGGCGGTACGTCGTCAGGCGTTGCTGGGCAAGCTGGCGATGGCCAACGAAGATTTCGACACCGCTTCCCGGGCTTATCGTCAGGCGGTGAGTCAGGGTGCGCAATCGCGGTTCAAGGATCCGGAAAGCAATCTGGGCCTGGCCCATGCCTTGATCAGCAAGGGCAGCGAGCGTGGTCTCGATACGCGTACGCGCCTGGAGATCAACACCACCCTCAGTGCAGTGGCCAAGGAAAACCCGACCGATCCGGGCCTGCAGATTCGCGCGCGTCTGATGAAGGCCACGAGCCTGTTGCTCAACGACGCCGAGACCGCCGAGAAGCTCACCGAACAAGCGCTGATGCGCCTCGACGGCATGGAGCAGTTCATGAGCCCCGAGGCGGCGTTGCTGGTGGCCAAGCAATTGCAGATGCTCGGTCAGGCCGAGGCGGGCACCTCGATGCTCAAGAGCTGTGCGGAAATCTACGGCGATGACCCGACGGTGATGAAAGACATCGCCAAGCTCACCGACGACCCGACTATTCTCAGCTCCAGTAACGCGGCCGCCGATCTCAACCGTCAGGGCGTGCGCGTGTACAAGACCGGCAACCTGGTGGAGGCCCGCGAGGTGTTCCGCAAGGCGCTGAAGATGCAACCAAAGAACATCAGTATTGCGCTGAACATGGCCCAGTCGCTGCTGCACGGCACCGACACCAATGTGCCGTCGGCGGAGCTGGAAGAATGTCGGGCCTGCCTGAAACTGGTGGGCATGATGCCCGATACCGACGCGCGTTATCCGCGTTATCAGAAGCTGAAAAGCAAGGCGTTTGGCGAATGA
- a CDS encoding glutamine synthetase family protein has translation MTAEGFLEGRRLQLARGVLLQCIMGGYPAAKFYGSDDGDLALVADPAQIHPLPWSDEPRAFAICDADELTGESSNLSTRGQLKKVIARYAALGLAPVVATELEFFVFAPNTDPTQPFQPPVGLDGRREDGHSAFSVSSNNGLRPFFSEVYKCMAALGLPRDTFMHEMGVSQFEINLLHGDPLLLADQTFLFKHLLKEVALKHGLTVVCMAKPLAHTPGSSMHIHQSIVEIGSGKNVFSDADGQPTAMFRHFIGGQQAGMADFTALFAPNVNSYQRLCHPFASPNNACWSHDNRAAGLRIPASSPVARRVENRLPGADANPYLAIAASLAAGLYGIEHELEPSEAIQGEFEVPDNLSLPCTLHAALERLKRSQLAKELFGTEFIEGYIASKTMELTSFFDEITPWERRVLAAQA, from the coding sequence ATGACCGCCGAGGGTTTCCTCGAAGGGCGGCGTCTGCAGTTGGCCCGGGGGGTGCTGCTGCAATGCATCATGGGCGGTTATCCCGCCGCCAAATTCTATGGCAGTGATGACGGCGATCTGGCGCTGGTGGCCGATCCGGCGCAGATTCACCCGTTGCCATGGAGTGACGAGCCGCGGGCCTTTGCAATCTGCGATGCCGATGAATTGACCGGCGAAAGCTCCAACCTGTCGACTCGTGGCCAGCTCAAGAAAGTCATTGCCCGCTACGCAGCTCTCGGCCTGGCGCCAGTAGTGGCGACCGAACTCGAATTCTTTGTGTTCGCTCCGAATACCGACCCGACCCAGCCGTTCCAGCCGCCAGTGGGCCTCGACGGACGTCGCGAGGACGGTCATTCGGCGTTCAGCGTCAGTTCCAATAACGGACTGCGGCCGTTCTTCAGTGAAGTCTATAAATGCATGGCGGCTCTCGGCCTGCCGCGCGATACGTTCATGCACGAAATGGGCGTCAGCCAGTTCGAGATCAACCTGCTGCACGGCGATCCGCTGCTGCTGGCCGACCAGACCTTCCTGTTCAAACACTTGCTCAAGGAAGTCGCGCTCAAGCACGGCCTGACCGTGGTCTGCATGGCCAAGCCGCTGGCGCACACGCCGGGCAGTTCGATGCATATTCACCAGAGCATCGTCGAGATCGGCAGTGGCAAGAATGTGTTCAGCGACGCCGACGGTCAGCCGACCGCGATGTTCCGCCACTTCATCGGCGGACAGCAGGCGGGCATGGCTGATTTCACCGCGCTGTTTGCACCGAACGTCAATTCCTACCAACGGCTGTGTCATCCGTTTGCGTCGCCGAACAATGCCTGCTGGTCCCACGACAACCGCGCCGCCGGCCTGCGCATTCCGGCCAGTTCGCCGGTCGCACGCCGTGTCGAGAATCGCTTGCCGGGGGCCGATGCCAACCCCTATCTGGCGATTGCCGCGAGTCTGGCCGCCGGCTTGTACGGCATCGAGCATGAGCTCGAGCCAAGCGAAGCGATTCAGGGCGAGTTCGAAGTGCCGGACAATCTTTCGCTGCCGTGTACCTTGCACGCGGCGCTCGAACGTCTGAAACGCAGCCAGCTTGCAAAGGAACTGTTCGGCACGGAGTTCATCGAAGGCTACATCGCTTCGAAGACCATGGAGTTGACCAGTTTCTTTGATGAAATCACTCCCTGGGAACGCCGTGTTCTAGCAGCCCAGGCCTGA
- a CDS encoding GMC family oxidoreductase, which produces MSSDQFDADVVIIGSGVMGGLIATGLAKANKSVIVLEAGPRVNRRDVVETFRNAPVKLSLANAKLQGAGSPYPSLPHAPSTYGDYLQQIGPVKYNTSYLRVVGGTTWHFGSSLWRMLPNDFRLKSLYGRGRDWPISYDELEPYYARAEIELGVSGVDGQDESGQGGEAYPPRSIPYPMEGLKPSYMFKRLSELLGKGGYNPILEPNGRATRPYGKRPPCAGNNNCNPVCPIAAKYDGSMHIDEAERHGAKVLDNSVVYKIEAGDDGKITAIWYMRPDKSKHKLTARAFVLAAYGIESPKLLLMSTSQKYPNGIANSSDQVGRNLMDHTGISMNVMTKEDMWPGEGPTQLLVYLNSRDGAFRNDYPSYKIKVRNTVPTSQITSNLIAKGVLGSKLDEQIRLQSARSLNWAVDFETLPLPENRVTPSKTKFDAIGLPVPEIYYSVPDYWHAGKEKALEDFKQFAKLLDADILSTDTGFQNRQHIMGTTIMGDDPKDSVVDRDCRSHDHSNLFIAGTSVMPSSSCVNPTLTGAALSIRIADVLVAEV; this is translated from the coding sequence ATGAGCAGCGATCAATTCGATGCCGATGTGGTGATCATCGGTTCCGGTGTCATGGGCGGTCTGATCGCCACGGGCCTGGCCAAGGCGAACAAGTCGGTGATCGTGCTCGAGGCCGGTCCCCGGGTGAATCGCCGTGATGTGGTGGAAACGTTCCGCAATGCGCCGGTGAAACTCTCGCTGGCCAATGCCAAGCTGCAGGGCGCCGGGTCGCCCTACCCGAGCCTGCCACACGCGCCGTCGACCTACGGCGACTATTTGCAGCAGATAGGGCCGGTGAAATACAACACCTCTTATCTGCGAGTGGTGGGTGGCACCACCTGGCATTTCGGTTCTTCGCTGTGGCGCATGCTGCCCAACGATTTTCGTCTGAAGTCGCTGTATGGCCGTGGTCGTGACTGGCCGATCAGTTATGACGAACTCGAACCCTATTACGCTCGGGCTGAAATCGAACTGGGTGTTTCCGGTGTCGACGGCCAGGACGAAAGCGGGCAGGGCGGCGAGGCCTATCCTCCGCGCTCGATTCCCTATCCGATGGAAGGCCTGAAACCGAGCTACATGTTCAAGCGCCTTTCCGAATTGCTCGGCAAGGGCGGGTATAACCCGATCCTCGAGCCGAATGGCCGGGCGACCCGCCCCTATGGCAAGCGACCTCCCTGCGCTGGCAATAACAACTGCAACCCGGTGTGTCCGATTGCCGCCAAGTACGACGGTTCGATGCATATCGATGAAGCCGAGCGCCATGGCGCCAAGGTGCTGGACAACTCCGTCGTCTACAAGATCGAGGCGGGCGATGACGGCAAGATCACCGCGATCTGGTACATGCGCCCCGACAAGTCCAAACACAAACTGACCGCGCGGGCCTTTGTGCTGGCGGCTTACGGTATCGAGTCGCCGAAGTTGCTGTTGATGTCGACCTCGCAAAAGTATCCGAACGGGATCGCCAACTCGTCGGATCAGGTCGGACGCAACCTGATGGATCACACCGGCATCAGCATGAACGTCATGACCAAGGAAGACATGTGGCCGGGCGAGGGGCCGACGCAATTGCTGGTCTATCTGAACAGTCGCGATGGCGCGTTCCGCAACGATTATCCGAGCTACAAGATCAAGGTGCGCAACACCGTGCCGACATCACAAATTACCTCGAACCTGATCGCCAAAGGCGTGCTGGGCTCGAAGCTCGACGAGCAGATCCGACTGCAATCGGCGCGCTCCCTGAACTGGGCTGTGGACTTCGAAACCCTGCCATTGCCGGAAAACCGGGTCACCCCGAGCAAGACCAAATTCGACGCAATCGGCCTGCCGGTTCCCGAGATCTATTACAGCGTTCCCGACTACTGGCACGCCGGTAAAGAAAAGGCGCTGGAGGATTTCAAACAGTTTGCGAAATTGCTCGACGCCGACATCCTCAGTACGGACACGGGTTTCCAGAACCGTCAGCACATCATGGGCACCACCATCATGGGCGATGATCCGAAAGACTCGGTGGTGGACCGCGATTGCCGCAGTCACGACCATTCGAACTTGTTCATCGCAGGGACCAGCGTCATGCCATCGTCCTCCTGCGTGAACCCGACGTTGACAGGTGCGGCGTTGAGCATTCGGATCGCTGATGTGTTGGTGGCGGAGGTCTGA